The genomic segment CTATGTAATACAAACGTTTATATACATTGTATATGAACTTTAAAATAGGAAACCACTGCTAAGTACGCCATATGTATAACATATAAGGaaacatatgtttaaaaaacacGTTTCTAGACACCAGTTGTATTCTTGAATACATTTCCTGTTGCATATTTTGGCATATGCTTTGGTACTGTGTATATGAAATACCTATCTCTAATGAGTTATCCACTGAGGAGTTATATTTGAAGTGTAAAACACTTCTGAATTATGTCACTTTCAAGTTCACTTCTTCTTGAACTTTTACACTAAGGTATTTAAGTGATATTAAAACCTGTTGACAATCACACTTCAAAATCTGAAGTGTCTGAGAGAAACCTGAACCTGCTACCTGAAATTTGAATGTTTTCCAAAACTAAAGACTGATTAACTTGTGGCAAAACAttacagaagtaaaattaatttcatacaGCGTACAGGCAACCAGGTATTTTAACTGCAGAGGCCAAATCAAGAACACTTCTTCAGTTCTGAATGCGGGTTCCACTGACAGTGTGCACAAGGCGATCATCCAGATGAATGGTCAGAGCATAGTTTAGGTATCTATCCACTGCTACATGGTCTTTGCACGTCTTCACTAAAATGCAACCCTTGAAGGCCCAGAGAGTCAGCACTGTGTTGAGTTCAGCTCTTGCCTCTCACAACAGAGAACACCTAAGGAGTTATTCTTTTCTAAACCATCACAAAATTATCATTCATCAGCAGAAAACTCTAAGCGTCCATGTATACACTCCTAAACCCAAGACATCAACCGCCTCTCCCCAAATCCAGAGCGCTGTCTGGAACCAAACCTGCTTGTGGGTTTCTCCCTGCATTCACAGCAAGCAGTCAAGTCCCACAAAAGTGGTTTAAGCTGAACAGCTTTACTGTGGAGAAGTCCAAGCTTGACTGGAGCAGCCTTGCTGATGACAGACACACCAGGGTGTTCAGCACAACAGGATGTCCACCAAGAGGAAGCACACAGCGCGTCGGTTGCACAGGGCTTACAGATAAAACATTAGTTATACACGGCAGCTACCAAAGTTTACACTGCAGACAAGTGATACTACCTCTCCCCCTATTTTGCACTACAGTTTCCACTAATAATGTTCTAATCAGAAATTGCCAttccctttgccttctggcAATCCACATATTCTGGTTTTCACACACATGAAGATCTCCATGGAAATTCCCAAACACCTGGAGATCTGGAGCTATCTGGTGATCATGAGTAATTCCATGCGTTGGCCTGACAGTGGGGATGCTGCTCAGCATGTTAACATGACGTTTTCTCAATGGGTATGtctgaagaaatacagaagagagAAGTAGCACTGAGTAGCCATTGTGGTGCTATTCGGGCGCATGGCCAGCACAAGAGTCACCAGCAATGACAACTGGCCCTGGAGGAACAGCTAACATCTGCCACTCAACTTGACCAAGAAgaaataacttgaaaaaaacTGGAAGCACAAAGGTTGCTGGGTATGTTCATCAGGGGAGATTCTCCTCTTAAAGCGAGGAGAGTTCATCTGGCAACTAGACTGAAACACTGGAGATACCTGTACTGAGGAGAGAAACGTGCTCTGCTTGGCATCTCGGAATTGTAAGACGAGATATAAACTCAGTCATAAAGCAGGTCTTTTgatttccctgtttttctgtctgctcAATGGTCAGCTCTTACAGCTTCATGAATGCTTTCTTCAGTCCAAAGACAACTGCCCATCACTGCATACAGGATTCTCTAGAAACACAGAGGACTCTATCAACTCAGTCCTGGCAATGGGGATGCTGTACACAGCATCTGCCAAAGAAATCATATAATTCCACCAAGAACAGCTACTCCGACTGGCATTAGGACCAAAGGGGCCACTCGACCAGACCCAAAGGAACCGAAGTGCAATTAGTTGGCCACATCCACACATACAGCGACAGAATGCACTGTCACATTACTTGTTAAAAATCGATCCGCTCAGAAATGCGGGAAACAGTAACATAGTGTGTAGTCAGTTTTTGATGAGACTAGAATTGGAGTCAATTTGTTCTTCCTGGACAGGAATTCGACAGATCCTTTCTCCTGAAAGacagataataataataatataataacaacaacaactactaaataaaatactgtagaGAGTAGAAGGGGCAGGAAGAGGGAAACCAGGGACTCTTCTAGTTTCATGGATGACTTGGCAGATATGAGTGACATTTAGGTCAGTGCTTGTCCTTCCAGACAGGGGTAGGAAACACCAAGTGTAGGGAAGAGTGAAAATACACTTTACCATTGCTCTATGAATGGAACATGAGGCAGCTGTGGGCTGCCTCAAGAGCCAGGCTGCCACTTAATTCTGAACATGGAGTTCAGCCTTTCTCAGTCAAACCTTTCCTGTGTTTGCAGGAGACACTTCAAGACAGTTCATTTCCATGTAGGCAAAAAAGTTCACAATATAATCTTTAAAAGACCATTGATTCTGTATCTTCTCTGTACTGAATAGAATTCCCTGCACAAAATCGTTACACCATTTTTGCAGGGACTAAGGGAGAGAAAGGCTGGGAGGGGTTAAAAATCAGAGACTCCTTCTGCATGGCAACAAGCAGGGGAATTTGTGCTCTATAAGAATGCAAATTTGAGACACTATGACCTCTAGTGCATCAGGACTAAAGAGAGGATCAACCACTGGTATTAATGGCAGATGACACTGTGCTACTTAGCCAGGTAGACTTCATTTCGACTGAAGCAATTATCAAAGTTCAAATAGGGGGCCCTGATTATTCTCTTTCctatacattttttccccccataaaaAGAAACTCACCCTGATGTATGTTTCTACGAGGTTTCCTCTTGGTCTCTTTTTTGGCTGCTTGGATAATCAACAAGAAGATGGACATTCCACTCACCATGAGCAATATCAGACAAATAAGGATAAGCGATAAAGACCctagaagaaaaaggggaaaagaaaacactaaaagGATTCACAGTTCTAGCTAGAGTTTCCATGGCTTTCCAGCTTCAAAAGATGGAATCTAGAACCGTAGAAGTTCTAGTACCCCTGAACCACAAAGCCTAAAATCCCAGCTGCCAAGCAGACCAGCAAGAAGCCTGGAATCCTGCATGTGTCTCCCTGAAAGACTGTGACATACAGATATGGCTTCTGAGAAAGAGTGTGATTTCATTTCCAATGAAATCAGTTTCAGGGGAAAACTCCTGGCCAGCTCTAGTAAACAGAGAGACTAGACTTGGTCATTCCCTTTCCTTACCCCAGTTAGTCTCTGAGGGGCTGTTCATATCCGGGCAAATGAAAGGAATCACACTGGGTCTGGACGGTGAGAACACTGCAGTTGACGTATTATTCTTGTGGTCAGTAGTGGAAAGATTCAAAGCAGGTGTTGCACTCTGAGACGTGGCGGACTGCGTGACATGgttgctgcaaacagcatcagCCACTTTAGTTCCTTGCCGAAGAGTATTTTTCCCAAGAATGCTGCAGCTAGAGGTGTAAAATAAATGagtgtagtttttaaaaaaaaatcgcAGCAATGACTTTAAGTGATTTCCATGGAACAAGTGAGTGAACATTTTATCAATACAAACTCAGGCTTCACCTGAGATTCTACAGATATGCAAAGAACAATGAAGCTAATTTAAGTtattactgggaaaaaaatgagatcCTGTTTTTCTTAGCATCTGTGCATGTAACAGCCTTGTAGCACGGCTGCATTTGGCAAGGGAGCCTTTTGCTACAGACATAAAACCtccagaactttaaaaaaaaaaggctgagaatACTGTTGTTGCCACAGGTGACGAGAGAAAGGGCAGAAGGCAGACAGATGCTTCAAATCAGTACACAGACTGCCTAAGGCTCCTGAGAGTCATGAGGAACGTGGTTTCATGGCACCTTGTGCAGGTTTACTCTACACAGCATGACTTGGGCATCAACTGCCACAGAAGTAAACCCAAAATGTTGCTCTAAACACATTTGGATCAGTGATACATACTTGGTCCAAGGTCGACAGTTTTCATTTTGCCCTATGGAATACGACCCTTCAGGACATGGTGAGCATactgggaaaagaggaagaggcagaatttGAGTTCAGTTAGCAACATAAATGTGCAACAGCTACACCATAATTACACTAATAGCTTATACTAGCAGTCTAGCTTACAGAACTGacccaacaaaacccacatAGACTCTAAAAACCATAGTCATTGGGTCAGAAGTAACACAACGTTCTCAGTGGTTCATTTTAGTCTGCAACTGGCAAGGCCTCCTGTTTTCTCTACCAGCTCATTATGGATATTAACAAGGAGAGCATTAAGATTTCTGACAGCTCAGGAATCACAGAGCAGCAGTTTGCAGAACTACCGTGCTTTAACACTTGTGTGGAGATATCAATGGGGTATCAACAGCTCTTACACTAGAAATGGCAACTGTCTCAATCTGAAGGGGAGGGAAGACTTTGGAGTCTGACACATCACTAACTTACCGCTTCCCAGTGTATGCCTGACATCTGGCATGTAACCTGCAACACACATGCAAATTCTGTCAGAGGTCTTCTCACACTTCTTCACTTCCACGCTCCCCTTCCCTAGCAACAACACAATAAAGGGCAAGGGAAAgacatgaaataagaaaaaaaaatgtaattactcGATGCCTATCTGCTGCGTGT from the Phalacrocorax aristotelis chromosome 19, bGulAri2.1, whole genome shotgun sequence genome contains:
- the TNFRSF4 gene encoding tumor necrosis factor receptor superfamily member 4 isoform X3, which encodes MEKPSGALDSGVNMLLWSKIGFKIAGERMRNRCTATTDTVCLPCQNGYFSNEYHHSFCKSCTICDTRKGSVEVKKCEKTSDRICMCVAGYMPDVRHTLGSVCSPCPEGSYSIGQNENCRPWTNCSILGKNTLRQGTKVADAVCSNHVTQSATSQSATPALNLSTTDHKNNTSTAVFSPSRPSVIPFICPDMNSPSETNWGSLSLILICLILLMVSGMSIFLLIIQAAKKETKRKPRRNIHQGERICRIPVQEEQIDSNSSLIKN
- the TNFRSF4 gene encoding tumor necrosis factor receptor superfamily member 4 isoform X5, which gives rise to MRNRCTATTDTVCLPCQNGYFSNEYHHSFCKSCTICDTRKGSVEVKKCEKTSDRICMCVAGYMPDVRHTLGSVCSPCPEGSYSIGQNENCRPWTNCSILGKNTLRQGTKVADAVCSNHVTQSATSQSATPALNLSTTDHKNNTSTAVFSPSRPSVIPFICPDMNSPSETNWGSLSLILICLILLMVSGMSIFLLIIQAAKKETKRKPRRNIHQGERICRIPVQEEQIDSNSSLIKN
- the TNFRSF4 gene encoding tumor necrosis factor receptor superfamily member 4 isoform X1, giving the protein MLVLGEGRTAVPACFILLRCCPVAGSRSWMEKPSGALDSGVNMLLWSKIGFKIAGERMRNRCTATTDTVCLPCQNGYFSNEYHHSFCKSCTICDTRKGSVEVKKCEKTSDRICMCVAGYMPDVRHTLGSVCSPCPEGSYSIGQNENCRPWTNCSILGKNTLRQGTKVADAVCSNHVTQSATSQSATPALNLSTTDHKNNTSTAVFSPSRPSVIPFICPDMNSPSETNWGSLSLILICLILLMVSGMSIFLLIIQAAKKETKRKPRRNIHQGERICRIPVQEEQIDSNSSLIKN
- the TNFRSF4 gene encoding tumor necrosis factor receptor superfamily member 4 isoform X2, translating into MVVLGFYLHFSTVLFLLLAVTVSHCLGLKCKERQYPFGEKCCKDCAPGERMRNRCTATTDTVCLPCQNGYFSNEYHHSFCKSCTICDTRKGSVEVKKCEKTSDRICMCVAGYMPDVRHTLGSVCSPCPEGSYSIGQNENCRPWTNCSILGKNTLRQGTKVADAVCSNHVTQSATSQSATPALNLSTTDHKNNTSTAVFSPSRPSVIPFICPDMNSPSETNWGSLSLILICLILLMVSGMSIFLLIIQAAKKETKRKPRRNIHQGERICRIPVQEEQIDSNSSLIKN
- the TNFRSF4 gene encoding tumor necrosis factor receptor superfamily member 4 isoform X4, whose product is MHENEEGFPLITICSSFYVVFVLGERMRNRCTATTDTVCLPCQNGYFSNEYHHSFCKSCTICDTRKGSVEVKKCEKTSDRICMCVAGYMPDVRHTLGSVCSPCPEGSYSIGQNENCRPWTNCSILGKNTLRQGTKVADAVCSNHVTQSATSQSATPALNLSTTDHKNNTSTAVFSPSRPSVIPFICPDMNSPSETNWGSLSLILICLILLMVSGMSIFLLIIQAAKKETKRKPRRNIHQGERICRIPVQEEQIDSNSSLIKN